tatatatgataaaaCGCCCTAATATTGATATCCCATCAAAACAtgctttttgtttcctttcctaacacacacacaaaataacaAGTAAATTAGTTGTCTTGCGCTCATAATTAGTGATGACATATTAGTTATTACTAATCAAATAAAAGGCGGTTGGTCGGCTTCCATTCTTTTAGGGCTCTTCCATTCATATGGGTCCCACGGTCGGCGCCGGCTAAGATACTGGATTGCTCAATGCCTCGGCTCCGTCGTCGCATGCCTCCTCCTCAAGGTCGTTACTAGCACTGAGGTAAAATTAACACCAGAATTATATAACATGCAATCCTGAAAAGCCatatgcataaaaaaagaaaaaagatattgacCTTAGTTTTTAGTTAATTAGTGGTAATTAACCGTTTGAAACCTTGAACCCtaagagaataaataaattaccaGTAAAAATCCCCTTCATTGCTAACGGAACTTTTTCAGTTGACAAGCGATGTTACTTGGGAAATTAATTAGCATCGGGATGACAGAATATGTTGGTAAGATCTTACTTGGCAAAACTGTGGTGGTAAGATTTCAAATTTTTCAGCTGCTTCTGTTTTTAGTTCTCTTCGAGTGGATTAGTTAATTTCCGGCTTGACTAATCACTGCTTATCCAATAATTAAGGCAGATCGTTTTATCATTTACGCAAAGCAAGAGAGAAATCCTGAACTaatcatttaaattataaaagagaAAACTAAATCATTTCTCCACTTAAAGTCCCTGCCACAGCTGATGGATATATATGTCCCTTTATGCAAGGAAATCCATCTGCGTTTACCAGTATTTTGAACTGTTCATGCAATTCTAATAAATCTCCAGTTAATCATCTTTGATTGTATCAAAGctcaaaattgttttaatggaCTTCATAGGGCATCCCAACCCATGGAGTTGCTTCAGGGATGAGTGCTATCGAAGGAGTGGTGATGGAGATTGTCATAACCTTTGCACTTGTCTATACTGTCTATGACTCAGCCGCAGACCCCAAAAAGGGCTCCCTTGGAATTATAGCACCCATTGTTATAGGGTTCATTGTCGGTGCTAACATTCTTGCTGCTGGCCCGTTCTGTGGTGGTTCGATGAACCCAGCTCGCTCGTTTGGCCCAGCTGTGGTTAGTGGTGACTTCTCACAGAACTGGATCTACTGGCTGGGGCCACTCGTCGGAGGTGGGTTGGCTGGGCTTGTTTACGGCGGTATTTTCATTGGGTCTTATGTCGCTGCCCCAGTTTCTGAAGACTACGCCTAAACAGTCGCAGAGGCTCGTGAACTGTGATTTGCTTTCTTCCTTTCTGGGTAGGTTCGAGCCTGTTCTTTGTCAGTGACCAgttaaataataagaaaatttctTTTATGGATTTTACTCTGATTGGAGAAGACTGCCTGTCAATGTTGATGCCACGTCTCCGAGTCTCGCACACGAGTAACTCTTTATAAtatgagattataattttttttaattgataattattttcttcacatataaatttgataaatttccTAGGACCGGCATTCATTGCATCTATAATGGTCCATACATGGAGATGTGAGAGTAATTACAGCAACATATTTCGCCTGTCAGCTGTTTGCTAGCTTGGATAGGAACTCACGAGTCACAATCCTCCATTCTTTCTTGTATGCAAAGCAACCGAACCCCCGATTGTTTAGGACAAACTGTCTGGAATCTGTATTTCAcgaatgaagaaaaatccaaaacaaatgtTAATAACCATGTTCTTGCATGTTTGAGAATGTGTGGCCGTCCATTGAAGGTTTGTATTTTGCATTTAGATAAGCGCAagtataaattctttttagaaatgttattaaacttggtttTGATCTAGTTCAACAAGTCAACTTGACCGCatgcaaaatttaaaattaaattatgtaaatatTGTTATAATATAATCCAAATAATCTGGTATAAATAGACaccatttttattcaataaaatcattggAGGCAAAACATTTTTCTATTCCCTTTTTATGCTTGGTATAGAACCCTAGctttatgttttctattttcatttttactttGTCATTTTTGTTTCTCATCTCATTTTATCTTTGAgcaatttttaaaaagagacaAAGCTCAATGCCATCCATCCATGTTCCCTCCattcctgtttgtttttgtattttataaatattttataaaattttatttttattttttaaaaattaatattttttaatgtttttagattatttttgatacgttgatatcaaaaatgatttttaaaaataaaaaatatattattttaatataaataaaaaccactttgaaaaacaaccataactatATATGTAGATCGAGattattttttctgaaaatagTATCCCTCGTATTTTTCAGATTGGAAATGATATTGCTTGTCTAGTTCAAGATCAGATGACAATTACAGTTTACAAATTTAAAGAATCATAGGATGGACTAGCTAGGCTCCTATAATGGCATTGTTTGCTCTAGTGGGGTAGACCATAAAAGACGAACATTGATGAAATTTCTCATGGAACGCAATAAGACATGCGATGCAATCCGAGATCTAATCATATATATTGATGAACCCatcatctaattaattaatgctgTAAAGGCTTACTCTTCCACTGTACAAGAAAGGATCAAGCAGCGAAGCTTGGATGCTGCACGTGAGGCAGCAAAGATCCTGGCAATAACCATTCGAAGGGATGAATGCATAGCTCTAGCTATTTGACGTCAGAATATGTCTattaaaaagatgataaaattaattaccaGTGCCTGCACCagacaaataaaagaaacttaATAAGCTTCATGGACCAACGTCCAAGGTTCTTGCTTCATTAATTCCCTAGctagaattcttttttttttttttttttttaaattaatgaaagttTATGTGACTAGCACATGAATGTTCTCATGATCAGTTCCACTGTAAAAAGTGGGAATCTGTAGATTTTTGCTAAATGGCATGAAGCGTGGCTGTCAGGCAATGTTCTTTAATTAGTGGCTGTCAACTTTATTTGATCCAGGTTCCACCCCCATGTGGAGGGGATAACACTAGCTTTCTATCTTCTCACTTTCTTGACTTCTCTTTCCTTTGATCTGAAAATTTGATTCCCTGTCgatttttttggttgatttctGCTTTGCATTACACAGGTGGCCGGAGCAGCTGAGCTTGGTCTCCTAGCTATAATGGCCTAGAAAAGTAGTCATTTGTGGATTTCTTAGTCGACGGAGTGAAGGAGACGAAACCGAAAGATAACAACCACAATATTTGTATAATTGGTTGGTGCCTTCTACTATAATAGCCTACAGGCACCTCCTCCCTTTACATGTTACTTTCTTGATGCGTATCGAATTTAAATTCTTGATTATTTCTTAAAGAAATACTTTTGTGTCACTTGATTTAGTAGCTTCTATAAATTCATGAAGAATGTTGATGTGGGTTGATCTAGTATAAGAGATGgtcttcttgatttttctccCTTTATATcttgcttaaaaaaatatttaatatatatgtaaCTTAAGCTAAAGCTTTTGATATGggctttcaatttatttaaatataaataatttgcaataatttttttttattcaagtaggTGTTCGGGTCAGCTTGTGCGTACATCGACTAATTTCATAGGCTATGAAGTTCACGACCATGTAAATCTTCAGTAGCTCTGAGGTTTTTGGACTCGAACTGATAACCTCTAGAGAACAAATCTAGAACCTGACTAGTTGACCTACATctttcacaattaaaaaatcatgattcaatgtatttaattaaaaaggtttctcatattttttcatcttgatatcaatattttaataaatatcaaaactttcatgattaatatttaattatattgatagATAAGCAAAGTATATATCAGAACTACAACATATACTTTAAATTGCATCAGTTTTAATACTATATATCATCGATTGATACCTCCTTACAATTTCCCGGAGCTTATTCTACCAGCAGTCCCAAAAGGCAGCAGGGACTTCAAGTCGGCGAAGAACACTGTTTCCAACAAATTAAGCTAAAATTCAAAATCGTTAAGCACATTCTTTTAAAATGCTATTTCCTGGCACTGTGATAGCAAAGGCCCATAACAAAGacatttcaacaaaaacaaaaagggtgAAAATGATAGAAACAAACATAAAAGTTTAAAGTTGATTAACATTAAAGTTCAAAATTTAACCATTCAGTGGGTGGTTTAATGGAAAAAacttaagattaaaaaatttacttttcatgGTTAAAGccttataattaataatatgatgACTATTAaacacccatattaataataataaaataaaaaaagttgattaacATATCTATATTCCATGCGTGGAGTAAGAATTGGTTCATGTAGCATCTgtcgttatatatatatatatatatatatataagggttAAAGCAGATTGTAATTATGACTCGACGCAAGTCCCATAGTCTCCCAGTGTTGAGTGCGATGATTATAGGGCATAAAACCGTGTACAGACTGGCTAGGTCAAATCATTTATCAAGAAGGGCCATCTCGTTATGTGTATAATGCAGACTTGGGGCCCCTCTATCAGCTCTTGGAGACAAGGAAAAGGCTGAACACTTTCTTGATCTTTGCCTTCTCATCCCACAATTTGAAATTTGAGCGAAGCCAGAATCTTTGGCTGGCCCTCGGTGATGAAGGTGGCGAGTGAAGCTCTGTTTGTGTCCAATGCAAGCATGGAGTTTCCCATGGAACAAGCCCTACATATTGAAACGTGAAAATTGGCATTTGTGTCGGTGTGTCAACGCAACCACAGATCGGAGGAGGCCAATTATAGGACTCTGTGTGTAGTGTACTCAATTAGGTATAGCGATGGTGACTGGCTAACTAGCATTTTATTTAGATGCATCCTTGTACACATGAAACAACCGCCCAATTTGACCA
This region of Populus alba chromosome 3, ASM523922v2, whole genome shotgun sequence genomic DNA includes:
- the LOC118062850 gene encoding probable aquaporin TIP2-2 codes for the protein MPMAGFYTSHARLFHSYGSHGRRRLRYWIAQCLGSVVACLLLKVVTSTEGIPTHGVASGMSAIEGVVMEIVITFALVYTVYDSAADPKKGSLGIIAPIVIGFIVGANILAAGPFCGGSMNPARSFGPAVVSGDFSQNWIYWLGPLVGGGLAGLVYGGIFIGSYVAAPVSEDYA